The Chionomys nivalis chromosome 4, mChiNiv1.1, whole genome shotgun sequence genome contains the following window.
tcagggactcactgctctgggttggtagccttagtgaaatggcaggaaactgttccacagctaaggcccttgcagataaggcaggcttgggggtgggggtgggtgcgggtgtgtaggagagaaagccctacagcaggtgctgggggaggggcgtttgtgctctctaccgggacagtccgccccaggatagcacacactcacccgtcccgatgaaacttctcggcacctacacaggaactcctggatgccccaatgagccagggactaagggaagtagggcgcaggcagagcaggtccagcagatcacagcagagactgcagccccagcagcggggggctgctttccctggcggggaccttgaggcctgccctctagtcagggactcactgctctgggttggtagccttagtgaactggtaggaaactgttccacagctaaggaccttgcagacaaggcaggcttgggggtgggggtgggtgcgggtgtgtaggagagaaagccctacagcaggtgctgggggaggggcgtttgtgctctctaccgggacagtccgccccaggatagcacacactcacccgtcccgatgaaacttctcggcacctacactggaactcctggatgccccaatgagccagggactaagggaagtagggcgcaggcagagcaggtccagcagatcacagcagagactgcagacccagcagcgggggcccgctttccctggcggggaccttgaggcctgccctctagtcagggaatcactgctctgggttggtagccttagtgaaatggcaggaaactgttccacagctaaggaccttgcagacaaggcaggcttgggggtgggggtgggtgcgggtgtgtaggagagaaagccctacagcaggtgctgggggaggggcgtttgtgctctctaccgggacagtccgccccaggatagcacacactcacccgtcccgatgaaacttctcggcacctacacaggaactcctggatgccccaatgagccagggactaaggccACAATGAATTTTTGATAATGTTCTGATACCTGTTGAGCAAAGCATACTAGTGACTGCACTAAAAATTctgattatatttttcttatttaattttgaaaattgtgtAATATCAATTTCACTATGTTGTGATGTTTTTCAATTTGCTCCTATACTGTTTGAAGCgtgtttttttctcatataagTGCAAGCACAAGCCTTATATTTGCTAGTTTTCCAGTGTCAGATAGTTTTGTGTCcttatattaaaacatattttacttaaatttctaaaataaaaaacaaaataatacaaaagatTGACACAAAGTCTatctaataaaatacaaaaaaaaaaatccttatataATAGAACTTTTAAATAGTCCTGACAGActttgaagaaaattttaataagtGGAGAACTCATCCTAGTAATAATCTTAATACTTCATATAGTAAATAATCAAGCCTCACAGCCTTATGGATAGGTTTGTTATAATCTAATGAGTAGATTTGACATACAAAgtaataacttttaaaacacaaataaatatgtactAAAAGCAACTTTTATCTGTTGTTGGCACTacagaacttaaagaaaaaatcaTTATTGCatagtgttaaaaaaaataagcatcttgccaggcagtggtggtgcacagcacacctttaatcccagcactcagggggcagaggcaggcagatctctgtgagtttgaggccagcctggtctacaagagctagttctaggctccaaagctacagaaaaaccctgtctcgaaaaaccaaaataataataataataataaacatctcaaaagtttataattaatggagTCTGAAAACTCTGGATGTATATAATGCTCAATACAAAACTTTCTTCTTGAATCTCTCTATATTAAACATGGACACACACTATTGTCAagtgctttaattttttaaaaatactgtactaattactattattatagtgtttgtttatatatgtattcaCACAGGTATATACTATGGCTTACATGTGAAAGACAGAGAACTTTGAAgagcttgttttctccttccaccatacaGATTCTGAGGATGGAAGATCATGAGGAATGTGTAGAAAATTCCTGTATACCCTCTGCACCATCTTGTCTGCCCAGTAAGTACCTTAATATCTAAGAGAGCAATGTATGTAGTTATTTTTCAATCAGATGTCAAATACATATGAATTTGgaatatgaaataatttattttctgatgCTATTATTCAACAAGATACCTAAGCTGattacacaataataaaaattaccaatgtaaaactttaagtatgtttataacaaaaagaaaatctcactgaattttctgtttatagaCTTAGTCTTATCCCCAAGAGAAAATTGAATCTCCTCAGAATAGTTCCAAATTAATTTCTAACTCTTCTCAAGGTCACTGACACAGCTGCAAACAGTTCATTCCTAGTTTACTTCTGACCATACAGATGTTGAATATCATATGTGCTTTTCATATTCTATATTCACATTAATTAAGCCAGTGTCCTTGTcccctcttattttatttttagaaattattttatattgtagATAAACTGTAGCTTAAATCCattaaaatattctcaaaattatttattcatctcttaaaataaatttactacAGAACTCTTAATCCTAAGAAAACTTAGCAGATATAAATCTCTTCAGGTAACATGTAGACTACTGAactgctttaaaaaagaatgaaactgtttaaaagtataaaaactcaaaataattaTGCTTTGGGGAGTCAATAGATAAGTAAATCAGTGTAAGATAAAGCTTCAAAAACATTTCCTAGCATTTTTCCCTACCCAGTCTCATTTCTACCCCATATCACTGATgttgggagtcccctctgtgtgctgtgattaccattaatgaataaaaaactgccttggcctgttgattgGACAAAACTTATGTAGGTGGGGAAGAgacaactgaatgctgggagaaagcaagGCAGATTCAGGGAGATATCATGgagccgctggagacagatgctgtgaattttacctggtaaaccacagccatgtgacaaaatataaattaatagaaattatttaaattaatataagagtaagccaataagaagctagagctaatgggccaagctgtgatttaattaatacagtttctgtgtgattattttggggcagaGCAGCCCTGCAGCTGGGAAGCAACAAGCCTCTCTCCccacagtgttctctctctctctttctctttctctctctctgtctctctctctttctctctctatcttctTTTACTATCTATGTCTAAATATTGTtgaaatacaaaggaaatgacATCCATTCTATTTTGAAGAACTAGCAACCTAAATCTGCCATATTAGCATATATTATCTAGACTTTTATCTAAATACTTGATAAAATTTCAGGTAAAATAAAACTGAGACAaagacaataaaattttaattgtaataATTATTATTGCATCATGATGGCCTTATGCTAAGCATGAAAGTGTAGTAATATCCCCAGTAATGTTGCATAATAAGAAAAATCTGGGCCaattcataataataaaatcttcAATATTGTTACTTCTATTCAATTCAAAAATATCTGCTAAGGGCTTCTTCATTTTTACTACCCATTAAAATGGTTTtcttgcctggcagtggtggcgcacgcctttaatcccagcactcgggaggcagaggcaggtggatctctgtgagttcgagaccagcctggtctacaagagctagttccaggacaggctccaaaaccgcagagaaaccctgtctcgaaaaacaaaaaaaaacaaaaaacaacaacaacaaaaaaatggttTTCTTGTATAATTATTCCAAAATCTATAAATGTAatatggttctttgaaagtttattttgcttataaaatACCTATGGTCCTCAGTAATAAtcaggataaaataaaaattccaaacaTGCTATGCTGAAGCATAGCTGTTTCAAATTAGTTACCTAACCAAAGCTAGTTTAGTGTGGCTATAAATTCTGAAATGAAGGAGACAATGCCTAATCTTGTCATTGAACTTAATCACTTGAATTCCAATCAGCATAATAGTAACCACAGATTATAAGGATTTTATGAAGTCTAACATATGCATACTGCTCCTTTTGAGTTATACTTGAGACAGATATCACACATTTTTTCATGGTGAGGTGAATATCTTGTGGCCAGTATGCTTTCaaagttactaaagcttttgctAGGAAGCTAAAAATAAACCAGGAAAATCAACAGGGTAACagggaaagaaaattatttagaaattttgCAATTAATGGGGGTTATATGGTgtaaaaatcttattttcacaTTCAAGATACATGGTTTAAACAATGTATATTAGAGCACTGAGGATAATTCCTTACTAAGGGAAATCCACACAACCAGCTAGATACATAAGGAAATGGACACCAgagatatcatttaaaaataagcagtAGATACATTCTGATAGCAATCCAAATAAGATATGCAATATGAAATCTAATAAAAAAGCATTAAATCAGAACATCAGGAAAGGTTCAGGGTGTATTGGGATACAGggttttgtactttttttttttttttttttttttttggtttttcgagacagggtttctctgtggttttggagcctgtcctggaactagctcttgtagaccaggctggtctcgaactcaaagagatccgcctgcctctgcctcccaagtgctgggattaaaggcgtgtgccaccaccgcccggccaggattTTGTCCTTTATACTGGTGTGAATAGGCCTGCTGGTTACTATCAGAAACAGCATCTTCTTCTACTCACCTACTGTTCTGTACTGATAGCACCATCATCTATGTGTTCAAGAAGATGTAAGAACTACTCTCTTGGATGCATGGCATCAGGGTTGTAAAGTTAATGGTTGATGCCACCTTTTAATACCGACATTGGTATCATAAAAATAATCCAGAATATAATGTTTCTTAAACAATGTAGACATTTGTTGGATTTTAATATGTCCTAaagaaaaaagatctttattttatgtataatatttaatatattttactacaaaaacattaataaaaaatggaaatttattCCTGGGCCAAAAATGTGGTcagtcagaaatgaaaacagtctATTCCAATTTGTCCACTCAATACTCTGGTAAAGGTTTACttctttttaagtgtcttttaaaTCGGAAGGAATTATCAAGCTTTCTTCAAAATATCATAACTGACTGAACTTTCTAGCCAATACTACAAAATTAACTTCAAAGCAGCACAACTTTATACTGTGGgccagaacagaatgcaggggaTAGCCTAATTCTGTGCCTTTGGGACCTGAGAAACTAGCTGGTTCATTTTAtcaaaatgcaaacttgtgcaaccactttggaaagcagtggggcagttgctcaggaaattcggtatcaacctacccctggacccagcaatacaactcttgggaacatacccaagagatgccctatcatacaacaaaagtatatgctcaactatgttcataccagcattgtttgtagtagccagaacctggaaacaacctagatgcccttcaatggaagaatggatgaagaaagtatggaatatatacatattagagtactactcagcagtaaaaagcaatgacttcttgaattttgcatgcaaatggacggaaatagaaaacactatcctgagtgaggtaagccagacccaaaaagaggaacatgggatgtactcactcatatttggtttctagccataaataaaggacattgagcctataattcatgatcctagagaagctaagtaagaaggggaacccaaagaaaaacatataggcatcttcctgaatattaaccttcatcagttgatgaaaggagacagagacagagacccatattggagcaccggactgaaatctcaaggtccaaatcaggagcagaaggagagagaacacgagcaaggaactcaggaccgcgaggggtgcacccacacactgagacaatggggatattctatcaggaactcaccaaggccagctggcctgggtctgaaaaagcatgggataaaaccggactcactgaacataatggacaatgaggactactgagaactcaagaacaatggcaatgggtttttgatcctactgcacgtactggctttgtgggagcctaggcagtttggatgctcaccttaccacacctggatggaggtgggaggtccttggacttcccacagggcagggaatcctgattgctcttagggagagggacttgactgggggagggggagggaaatgggaggcagtcgtggggaggaggcagaaatctttaataaataaataaataaattttaaaaaatataataaaaacagatggCTTGCAAGACTGAATCAAAATTGACCTTGATGACAGAGCAcgtttttcatctttatatttaAGATCTACCAGTTCACCATAAGCAATCAATAAATGCTAATaatacccccccccaaaatttaaaaattactctgtgaaatattgaataaatgaatCTAATAAGATGTATTTACCTAGATTCATGACTTTAATCACTGTTGGGATGAACACACTACTCTCCTTATTTTCAAAGCTTCAGCACCAAGTTTCACTTGCCACTTGCAAAATCATTAATGTTGATATGTAGTAATATGTGATCCACATTCTGTAGTCATCAGTGCTGAGAGATCAGGGCCTCAGGCTCAGAACTATTTTTGTAGTTGCTCCAATGATAGGGTAACGTCCCCAAGAGTTTCTTCAACTCTAAATTCAATAGCAGACACACCTTTCACAGCCACCTGAGCAGTTATGTCTCCTATACTCTGAAAGGGAAACCTGGACTTACATATGCCAGCTCCAGACAGCATGATATCATACTCTTGCAAGGTTTACAACCCTCAGTGAACAAACCCTTTAAAGAGAAGCAAATGGCATTTTCGTGCTGGTTAATCTTTTTCTATCATCAAAAATTGTacattagttttaaaatttgtatacaGAATTTATCTGTATTAAAACCAATGATTTGTCAAATGAAATCTGAGTAGAATTTGAGGTTCTAAATTTCTAAGAAGTACTAAACAATGTTGTTGCGTGAGTCCCACACTACAGTGAACACACAATATAGTAGCCTTAGAAAGCCAGAAGACATTTTGACACATCTTACTGAAAATGACTAAAGATTTGAAAATTATAAACCAATTTCCTTTTATGATataaaagctttcttttatatAATATGCAAACATTAGATCTATATATTTGAGTCATGCTTCATCTACCCAGGTAGGTGGAATTTTTGGCAAGTATCAATGTGCCAAGAAgccttatttatttgtctatataTTTAAATGCACTTAATACGGTTGTGCGCACAAGTTTATGTATGAATCTTGACGGGTAAAAGACAAACTCTGGTGTTTCAACTTAGGCTTTCCACTTTCTTTGatgcaaggtctctcactaactTGTAAGTAGCTAGGTAGGCTAGTTTTGGTATCCAGATGGTTCTAGGAATCTAACTGTCTCTACTCTGAGTGCTATGCTTAAAATTCCAGTCACCACTACTTCTGAGAATAGATTTTTTGAGAATCAACTCCATTCCTGGAGATTATAAACAAGAACTTTAGGAAATGAATTGTTTTTTCCAatcctatttttaaattacttttctttttaaaagatttatttattatgtaaactgtgttctgcctgcatatatgcctgcatgccagaagaggatacAAATCTCTTTATAGATGTtcttgagccaccatgtggttgctgggaattgaactcagtacctcagAAAAAGACTGCTCATAACCTCTTCTTGTTGTAATAAATATTCTTGATTCTTCTTGATATAAATATTGAGGGAACTGGAAAAGAGCAGACCGGGATATGGccatgtgtgtgattttttttttttgacatccaATTGACTAAAACCATAGCAAGCACATTTATAATATCTTTTTAGTAACCTCAATCCTAACCTAGAGTTTCCAAAGCAAGAACATTCAGCATTTTCAGGTATCCCTTTCTGACCCCTATTTTTCATTCATAATTGCTCATGAGTTCATAAATGAGGCTTAccattattcagaaaaaaaaatgctaagtttATTTGTCTCCCATGTGAATAAGTGATACAAATGGATGCTATAATGAAAGATTATAACTTCTGAGTCTGAAACTAAGaaaggtaagaaagaaaacaaaacaacataactCTATATTAAGAAGAAATATGACTATATAATTATACTAAAATGAGGAGTCATGTAGCTGTGTATAGAATATTGCACAGATAACCATGAAATGCATTATCCTCTCTTAGTGTTtaccaattttagtatatgtgctccCGAAGCGAACACATCTCTTAGTGTTTACCATTGCCTTTCTAGTTTAAGATATTGGAAACACCTTGTGGGTGGGATAATGATAGAACCTGTCCTCTGTTAACAAATGCACTAATATAGTGATCTATACTTTCCAATAATCAGAGTTACACAAAACTTCTATTGCATAACTTATTTTATTACAATAGTTTCACTTATGAAATATTTgatagtatttttttaatcaattgcTAATTGAACAAGAGGACCTTCTAAAAATCCTTGGGGCAACAAAGAAATATTATAgaaatttatatacacacatattaataAAGTTATGTTTGGCTTGCCTAAAGAGAGCTttatttatatatgcaaataaaaccaaccaaaaaaaaaaaactgagagaatTTTCAGCAGGTGATGTAGGATGCTATCTTGAATAAACTCTGGCTATACAAACGAGTAGCACTTCTCCAAGGGTATGAAGGTGAGAATCCATTTCTACCTTTGGtacatttttttccaaacaaCCATGTGCTAAAAATAGTCTCACATATAGTATTACTATGTCCTGTATGTAGGCTATATCTAGCAATAAATTGAAGAAGTTATACTCTATTGCTAATGAAAATCACTCTTGGTTGAGTGAAAACTTAccttttgaattaatttttttaggGCAATTTTGACATCTTTATTTCTCAGGCTGTAGATCATGGGATTCAACATAGGCACAACAATGGTATAAAACACAGATGAAACTTTACTTTGTCCCAGGGAGCTGACTGATGGGGGCTGAAGATACATGAAAGCTGTGGAACCATAGAAGAGAGCAACAGCCAAGatgtgggagctgcaggtgctGAAGACCTTGAGTCTCCCCCCAGTTGAATGAATATGGAGGATGCTGACAATGATGAAAATGTAAGAGCTAAGAATGGTTATAGCTGGTATAAGAATGTTAAATGAACCAAGGGACCATGCTAGTACTTCATTGATAAAAGTTCTGGAGCAAGAGAGCTCCAGTAATGGGAAAAGATCACAGAAGTAATGCCTTATTATATTAGACTTACAGAAAAGCAATCTCATCATGAAGAAAGCAGGAGCCATGGCACTAAGGAATCCCATACCATATACCCCAGCAATCATCCACAAACAGACTTGATAGGACATGTTTACATTGTATAGCAATGGGTTAGAGatagccacatagcggtcatatgcCATTGCAGCCAACATGTGACATTCTGCAATACCAAaagcacagaagaagaagaactgaGCCATGCATTCTGGGTAGGGGATTGCATTCTTCTCTGTCACAAAGTTCACCAGCATTTTGGGAGTAATGACAGTTGACTGACAGCAGTCAATAAAGGACAGACTGCTGATTAAATAATACATGGGTGTGTGAAGATGAGAACTAAACATAATCAAAATGATCATTCCTAAATTTCCCACAACTGTAACCAAATAAACTCCCAGAAAGATGAGGAATAAGGGCAATTGGAGCTCTGGATTCTTTGTTAACTCAACAAGGATGAATTCAGTCACTGTGGTTTGATTTACTTCTTCCATTCTCTTCTGGAAACTGTATGTAagaatgaaattttatataaagaagaaaaatttgagTATCAATTCTCTTATCACTCAGTGAATTTTGAAACATAATATTTTCAGATATCTCCAATCAGCTAGCATCCTCTTTTCAATCTGAGCAGTCAGAGATTTTGTAGTCCTGGAAAAAGGAAgtatgcaaaaaaaaataatcaaacacatGTTTGTGTACTTGTGACTTTGTCATAAGAACTATGTATACTGGTACCTATATCCTACCATATGCAAACTGTACTAGCACCTGTTATAGAGTGTTCCAAGTATTTGTCATGCCTTAGTAATAGCACCTATTTTTATTGCAAAATGTTTCATATGTGGTAAAGTAAAAAACATTATGAAAAGACATCACTAGCCAACCTAAAATTAATAGCCAATAAATTTAAGTATTGGATATAATTGATCACAGTAGTTTTCATATTGTTCCCAAGTATCTGTGAAATATCAACACAGTTGCAActctataaaatgataaaatgattttcatttttgcagTGATTTCATGTTTTATGTGTGCaactgtgtgtgatttattttaagCAGCTAATTTTTTCATACCTTATATTACTGTGGACCAAAAGCATTGGACAATGAGAGCACAGCTATTGAAATCTCTAGGCTAACATCCAGTTTGCAAACCTTTGTGGACCTGCTTTTTGAATAGTGACTGTTGTTTGTGTAAAACCTTGTGAAATCTAGTGTACCTTTCTTTTTTCATAGTAGAATTCTTCTTGAAATATCTCAGCCATATATAAACCATTCATTGACCTTAACTTCTTTctgtactggcaacagaatgtgTTCCCACACTGTGAAGCTGAGATGTGAAAGCATTCATTCAGTCAAACCTTGTTTCCATACTCAAATCTACATAAAGCTAACCTCCTACAAATATCCTTTATGGCAGGACATCAAACTAAGAGAGGAACCTTGCATATGGACCACATAAAACCTTGAAATGACAGTCACTGAGTGGAAGAAACAACTTGTCTGCTTTTACCAATAAACAGGACCGGGTTGTCCAGAATTCTCTAACAGCCGACTCAGAGTGTAGCCTACTAACTTTTGCTCTACTGTAACAAGCTATTAATATTTTGTACTTAACTCTGCCTCACTTTCATGTGACAAAATTTTCATCTAGAAAATTAACTTTTTTGTGCCTTTATCCCTAGAAATACAGGGAAAAAGAGTGGATCACTAAGCCAGTCctaaataaaggaactgtttcTCAGCTAGGAC
Protein-coding sequences here:
- the LOC130872753 gene encoding olfactory receptor 150-like, which codes for MEEVNQTTVTEFILVELTKNPELQLPLFLIFLGVYLVTVVGNLGMIILIMFSSHLHTPMYYLISSLSFIDCCQSTVITPKMLVNFVTEKNAIPYPECMAQFFFFCAFGIAECHMLAAMAYDRYVAISNPLLYNVNMSYQVCLWMIAGVYGMGFLSAMAPAFFMMRLLFCKSNIIRHYFCDLFPLLELSCSRTFINEVLAWSLGSFNILIPAITILSSYIFIIVSILHIHSTGGRLKVFSTCSSHILAVALFYGSTAFMYLQPPSVSSLGQSKVSSVFYTIVVPMLNPMIYSLRNKDVKIALKKLIQKVSFHSTKSDFH